The Saccopteryx leptura isolate mSacLep1 chromosome 2, mSacLep1_pri_phased_curated, whole genome shotgun sequence genome has a window encoding:
- the DPM3 gene encoding dolichol-phosphate mannosyltransferase subunit 3: MTKLAQWLWVLVLLGSAWAALTMGALGLELPSSCQEVLWPLPAYLLVSAGCYALGTVGYRVATFHDCEDAARELQSQIQEARADLSRRGMRF; this comes from the coding sequence ATGACGAAATTAGCACAGTGGCTTTGGGTACTGGTGCTCCTGGGCTCCGCCTGGGCGGCCCTGACCATGGGggccctgggcctggagctgcCTTCATCATGCCAGGAGGTCCTGTGGCCACTGCCCGCCTACTTGCTGGTGTCAGCCGGCTGCTATGCCCTGGGCACTGTGGGCTATCGTGTGGCCACTTTTCACGATTGCGAGGATGCCGCCCGCGAGCTGCAGAGCCAGATCCAGGAAGCCAGAGCCGATTTATCCCGCAGGGGGATGCGCTTCTGA
- the SLC50A1 gene encoding sugar transporter SWEET1 isoform X4 produces MEAGSVANTLLSGACVLFTLGMFSTGLSDLRHMRMTRRVDNVQFLPFLTTDVNNLSWLSYGILKGDGTLIVVNTVGAVLQTLYISVYLHYCPRKAKVIQTKSTQSLSFSLTIATLLTSASWTLYGFQLRDPYIMVPNFPGILTSFIRLWLFWKYPQEQDRNYQLLQT; encoded by the exons ATGGAGGCGGGCAGCGTGGCAAACACGCTCCTTTCCGGAGCTTGCGTGCTCTTCACCCTCGGCATGTTCTCCACCGGCCT CTCGGACCTCAGGCACATGCGGATGACCCGGAGAGTGGACAATGTCCAGTTCCTGCCCTTTCTTACCACGGATGTCAA CAACCTGAGCTGGCTGAGTTATGGGATCTTGAAGGGTGACGGGACCCTAATCGTCGTCAACACCGTGGGCGCTGTGCTTCAGACCCTATATATCTCGGTGTATCTGCACTACTGCCCTCGGAAG GCCAAAGTTATTCAGACTAAATCAACCCaaagtctctctttctcactgacCATTGCCACTCTCCTCACCTCTGCCTCCTGGACGCTCTATGGGTTTCAACTTAGAGATCCCTACATCATG GTACCCAACTTTCCAGGAATCCTCACCAGCTTCATTCGTCTCTGGCTTTTCTGGAAATACCCTCAGGAGCAAGACAGGAACTATCAGCTCCTACAAACCTGA
- the SLC50A1 gene encoding sugar transporter SWEET1 isoform X1: MRMTRRVDNVQFLPFLTTDVNNLSWLSYGILKGDGTLIVVNTVGAVLQTLYISVYLHYCPRKRAVLLQTATLLGVLLLGFGYFWLLVPNIEARLQQLGLFCSVFTISMYLSPLTDLAKVIQTKSTQSLSFSLTIATLLTSASWTLYGFQLRDPYIMVPNFPGILTSFIRLWLFWKYPQEQDRNYQLLQT; this comes from the exons ATGCGGATGACCCGGAGAGTGGACAATGTCCAGTTCCTGCCCTTTCTTACCACGGATGTCAA CAACCTGAGCTGGCTGAGTTATGGGATCTTGAAGGGTGACGGGACCCTAATCGTCGTCAACACCGTGGGCGCTGTGCTTCAGACCCTATATATCTCGGTGTATCTGCACTACTGCCCTCGGAAG CGTGCTGTGCTCCTACAGACTGCAACCCTGCTGGGGGTCCTTCTCCTGGGTTTTGGCTACTTTTGGCTCCTGGTGCCCAACATTGAGGCCAGGCTTCAGCAGCTGGGCCTCTTCTGCAGTGTCTTCACCATCAGTATGTACCTCTCACCATTGACTGATTTG GCCAAAGTTATTCAGACTAAATCAACCCaaagtctctctttctcactgacCATTGCCACTCTCCTCACCTCTGCCTCCTGGACGCTCTATGGGTTTCAACTTAGAGATCCCTACATCATG GTACCCAACTTTCCAGGAATCCTCACCAGCTTCATTCGTCTCTGGCTTTTCTGGAAATACCCTCAGGAGCAAGACAGGAACTATCAGCTCCTACAAACCTGA
- the SLC50A1 gene encoding sugar transporter SWEET1 isoform X3: MEAGSVANTLLSGACVLFTLGMFSTGLSDLRHMRMTRRVDNVQFLPFLTTDVNNLSWLSYGILKGDGTLIVVNTVGAVLQTLYISVYLHYCPRKRAVLLQTATLLGVLLLGFGYFWLLVPNIEARLQQLGLFCSVFTISMYLSPLTDLAKVIQTKSTQSLSFSLTIATLLTSASWTLYGFQLRDPYIMVPNFPGILTSFIRLWLFWKYPQEQDRNYQLLQT; this comes from the exons ATGGAGGCGGGCAGCGTGGCAAACACGCTCCTTTCCGGAGCTTGCGTGCTCTTCACCCTCGGCATGTTCTCCACCGGCCT CTCGGACCTCAGGCACATGCGGATGACCCGGAGAGTGGACAATGTCCAGTTCCTGCCCTTTCTTACCACGGATGTCAA CAACCTGAGCTGGCTGAGTTATGGGATCTTGAAGGGTGACGGGACCCTAATCGTCGTCAACACCGTGGGCGCTGTGCTTCAGACCCTATATATCTCGGTGTATCTGCACTACTGCCCTCGGAAG CGTGCTGTGCTCCTACAGACTGCAACCCTGCTGGGGGTCCTTCTCCTGGGTTTTGGCTACTTTTGGCTCCTGGTGCCCAACATTGAGGCCAGGCTTCAGCAGCTGGGCCTCTTCTGCAGTGTCTTCACCATCAGTATGTACCTCTCACCATTGACTGATTTG GCCAAAGTTATTCAGACTAAATCAACCCaaagtctctctttctcactgacCATTGCCACTCTCCTCACCTCTGCCTCCTGGACGCTCTATGGGTTTCAACTTAGAGATCCCTACATCATG GTACCCAACTTTCCAGGAATCCTCACCAGCTTCATTCGTCTCTGGCTTTTCTGGAAATACCCTCAGGAGCAAGACAGGAACTATCAGCTCCTACAAACCTGA
- the SLC50A1 gene encoding sugar transporter SWEET1 isoform X5 has translation MSTCGPVCELRLGVYVRKGVSREWETTGARASLRSPSKQTGRDREDNIGTWNLGSRRRARGAGPEFLVYVLGRVPVQFPGDSGARGWGPPGGGAPASGALPPASLSPAPRAGAGFESDGGGQRGKHAPFRSLRALHPRHVLHRPLGPQAHADDPESGQCPVPALSYHGCQVRGRLLGNLSWLSYGILKGDGTLIVVNTVGAVLQTLYISVYLHYCPRKRAVLLQTATLLGVLLLGFGYFWLLVPNIEARLQQLGLFCSVFTISMYLSPLTDLAKVIQTKSTQSLSFSLTIATLLTSASWTLYGFQLRDPYIMVPNFPGILTSFIRLWLFWKYPQEQDRNYQLLQT, from the exons ATGTCGACTTGCGGACCTGTGTGTGAGTTGAGGCTGGGGGTCTACGTGAGAAAAGGGGTTAGCAGAGAGTGGGAAACGACGGGTGCCAGGGCAAGTCTGAGGAGCCCTAGTAAGCAAACGGGCAGAGACCGGGAGGATAACATCGGAACCTGGAACCTCGGGAGCCGGCGCCGAGCCAGGGGGGCGGGGCCTGAGTTCCTGGTTTACGTCCTAGGCCGGGTTCCGGTTCAGTTTCCGGGGGACAGCGGAGCGCGCGGGTGGGGGCCGCCGGGGGGCGGGGCTCCGGCGTCTGGGGCCCTACCCCCAGCTAGCCTTTCCCCGGCGCCCCGCGCGGGAGCCGGATTTGAGAGCGATGGAGGCGGGCAGCGTGGCAAACACGCTCCTTTCCGGAGCTTGCGTGCTCTTCACCCTCGGCATGTTCTCCACCGGCCT CTCGGACCTCAGGCACATGCGGATGACCCGGAGAGTGGACAATGTCCAGTTCCTGCCCTTTCTTACCACGGATGTCAAGTGAGAGGG AGGCTCCTTGG CAACCTGAGCTGGCTGAGTTATGGGATCTTGAAGGGTGACGGGACCCTAATCGTCGTCAACACCGTGGGCGCTGTGCTTCAGACCCTATATATCTCGGTGTATCTGCACTACTGCCCTCGGAAG CGTGCTGTGCTCCTACAGACTGCAACCCTGCTGGGGGTCCTTCTCCTGGGTTTTGGCTACTTTTGGCTCCTGGTGCCCAACATTGAGGCCAGGCTTCAGCAGCTGGGCCTCTTCTGCAGTGTCTTCACCATCAGTATGTACCTCTCACCATTGACTGATTTG GCCAAAGTTATTCAGACTAAATCAACCCaaagtctctctttctcactgacCATTGCCACTCTCCTCACCTCTGCCTCCTGGACGCTCTATGGGTTTCAACTTAGAGATCCCTACATCATG GTACCCAACTTTCCAGGAATCCTCACCAGCTTCATTCGTCTCTGGCTTTTCTGGAAATACCCTCAGGAGCAAGACAGGAACTATCAGCTCCTACAAACCTGA
- the SLC50A1 gene encoding sugar transporter SWEET1 isoform X2, with product MRMTRRVDNVQFLPFLTTDVNNLSWLSYGILKGDGTLIVVNTVGAVLQTLYISVYLHYCPRKTATLLGVLLLGFGYFWLLVPNIEARLQQLGLFCSVFTISMYLSPLTDLAKVIQTKSTQSLSFSLTIATLLTSASWTLYGFQLRDPYIMVPNFPGILTSFIRLWLFWKYPQEQDRNYQLLQT from the exons ATGCGGATGACCCGGAGAGTGGACAATGTCCAGTTCCTGCCCTTTCTTACCACGGATGTCAA CAACCTGAGCTGGCTGAGTTATGGGATCTTGAAGGGTGACGGGACCCTAATCGTCGTCAACACCGTGGGCGCTGTGCTTCAGACCCTATATATCTCGGTGTATCTGCACTACTGCCCTCGGAAG ACTGCAACCCTGCTGGGGGTCCTTCTCCTGGGTTTTGGCTACTTTTGGCTCCTGGTGCCCAACATTGAGGCCAGGCTTCAGCAGCTGGGCCTCTTCTGCAGTGTCTTCACCATCAGTATGTACCTCTCACCATTGACTGATTTG GCCAAAGTTATTCAGACTAAATCAACCCaaagtctctctttctcactgacCATTGCCACTCTCCTCACCTCTGCCTCCTGGACGCTCTATGGGTTTCAACTTAGAGATCCCTACATCATG GTACCCAACTTTCCAGGAATCCTCACCAGCTTCATTCGTCTCTGGCTTTTCTGGAAATACCCTCAGGAGCAAGACAGGAACTATCAGCTCCTACAAACCTGA
- the EFNA1 gene encoding ephrin-A1 has protein sequence MEFFWAPLLGLCYSLAAADRHTVFWNSSNPKFRNEDYTVYVQLNDYLDIICPHYEDDSVAATAMEQYTLYLVEFEQYHLCQPQSKDQVRWQCNHPSARHGPEKLSEKFLRFTPFTLGKEFKEGHSYYYISKPIHHQEDQCLRLKVTVNGKITHSPQAHANPQEKKLPADDPEVQVLHSIGHSAAPRLFPLAWAVLLLPFLLLQTP, from the exons ATGGAGTTCTTCTGGGCCCCTCTCTTGGGTCTCTGCTACAGTCTGGCCGCTGCCGACCGCCACACCGTCTTCTGGAACAGTTCAAACCCCAA GTTCCGGAATGAGGACTACACAGTATACGTGCAGCTGAATGACTACCTAGACATCATCTGTCCCCATtatgaggatgactctgtggcagCCACTGCCATGGAGCAGTATACACTGTACCTGGTGGAGTTCGAACAGTACCATCTGTGCCAGCCCCAATCCAAGGACCAGGTTCGCTGGCAGTGCAACCATCCCAGTGCCAGGCATGGCCCAGAAAAGCTGTCTGAGAAGTTCCTGCGCTTCACACCTTTTACCCTTGGCAAGGAGTTCAAAGAGGGACATAGCTACTACTACATCT CCAAACCCATCCACCACCAAGAAGACCAGTGCTTGAGGTTGAAGGTGACTGTCAATGGCAAAATCA CTCACAGTCCTCAGGCCCATGCCAATCCACAGGAGAAGAAACTTCCAGCAG ATGACCCAGAGGTGCAGGTTCTACATAGCATCGGTCACAGTGCTGCCCCCCGCCTCTTCCCACTTGCCTGGGCTGTGCTGCTCCTGCCATTCCTGCTGCTGCAAACCCCGTGA